The following proteins are encoded in a genomic region of Oryza brachyantha chromosome 11, ObraRS2, whole genome shotgun sequence:
- the LOC102714133 gene encoding U3 small nucleolar ribonucleoprotein protein MPP10, with protein MAMDFDEPFDADKGEAALRRLRDADPALYLSPSADLAAAAREASKHLYASLVPFSPAQPPPLSELLAGPAFDAEQIWSQIELLSRPLVPHLRRQLRRLEHQPPSQAPPRPESKSIDAEEESSEEEEEEEEGEDGEGGELELDDVDHEDESGEEEEEDVKEEHEGKAKHGVEDKFFSIKEMKEFVEKGEEEEYGGGAKQGKKKKRMNWMEEESDEDEEDEQDLDEDEDDGDEEEDDERLDLEDFDDDEEEEGAVGDIMYKHFFEEGSDQKVKKKGGSKKVQFQDEPHEKLEVDDKNDVGIDEQALSTHEKACLKMRAKIEDIEKANLEPSTWTMQGEVNASSRPKNSALEVDLDFEHNVRPAPVITEEVTASLEEMIKKRIIEGHFDDVEKPPPLPSKAPKEHKELDESKSKKGLAELYEDDYAQKAGLAAAPLSISDELKKEANTLFKRICLKLDALSHFHFAPKPVIEDMSIQANVPALAMEEIAPVAVSDAAMLAPEEIFEGKGDVKEDAELTQAERKRRRANKKRRYAESHKRGQLRCRKINC; from the exons ATGGCGATGGATTTTGACGAACCCTTCGACGCCGAcaagggcgaggcggcgctgcggcggctgcgcgACGCCGACCCGGCTCTCTACCTCTCCCCGTCCgcggacctcgccgccgccgcccgggaGGCCTCGAAGCACCTCTACGCCTCGCTCGTGCCCTTCTCCCCCGCGCAGCCGCCTCCGCTCTCCGAACTCCTCGCGGGCCCCGCCTTCGACGCTGAGCAGATTTGGTCCCAGATTGAGCTGCTCTCCCGCCCCCTTGTTCCCCACCTGCGCCgccagctccgccgcctcgagcATCAACCTCCGTCTCAGGCGCCTCCTCGTCCGGAATCGAAGTCCATTGATGCCGAAGAGGAGTCgtcagaggaggaggaggaggaggaggagggggaggatggAGAAGGTGGCGAATTGGAGTTGGACGACGTAGATCATGAAGATGAATCGggtgaggaggaagaggaagatgtAAAGGAAGAACATGAGGGTAAAGCAAAGCATGGGGTGGAAGACAAGTTCTTCAGTATAAAGGAGATGAAGGAGTTCGTGgagaagggggaggaggaggaatacGGTGGGGGTGCCAAGcaagggaagaagaagaaaagaatgaaCTGGATGGAAGAGGAGAGtgatgaggatgaggaggacgaGCAGGATCTCGATGAGGATGAGGATGACggggatgaagaagaagatgatgaacgCTTGGAT cTGGAAGACTTCGATGatgacgaagaagaagagggtgcaGTTGGAGATATAAT GTATAAGCATTTCTTTGAGGAAGGAAGTGACCAAAAAGTAAAGAAGAAGGGTGGTTCCAAGAAAGTTCAATTCCAGGATGAACCACATGAAAAACTGGAAGTTGATGACAAAAATGATGTTGGAATT GATGAACAGGCATTATCAACTCACGAGAAGGCATGCCTGAAGATGCGTGCTAAAATAGAGGACATCGAGAAAGCTAATCTTGAACCTAGTACATGGACCATGCAGGGAGAG GTTAATGCTTCCAGCAGACCCAAAAACAGTGCTCTGGAAGTGGACCTTGATTTTGAGCACAATGTAAGACCTGCCCCAGTAATCACCGAGGAAGTCACTGCTTCTCTTGAAGAGATGATAAAGAAAAGAATCATAGAG GGTCATTTTGATGATGTTGAAAAGCCTCCTCCCTTGCCATCTAAAGCCcccaaagaacacaaggaGCTG GATGAAAGTAAGAGCAAGAAGGGTCTTGCTGAACTATATGAG GATGATTATGCGCAAAAGGCTGGGCTTGCAGCTGCACCACTTTCTATTTCGgatgaactgaagaaagaG gcaaatactttatttaagaGAATATGCTTGAAGTTGGATGCACTATCGCATTTCCATTTTGCTCCAAAGCCG GTGATTGAGGACATGTCAATACAAGCAAATGTACCTGCTCTAGCAATGGAGGAG ATTGCACCTGTAGCTGTTTCAGATGCTGCAATGCTTGCTCCTGAAGAAATATTTGAAGGAAAAGGTGATGTTAAAGAAGATGCAGAACTTACACAGGCTGAGCGCAAAAGAAGAAGAGCTAACAAGAAAAGGAGATACGCGG